Proteins from one Candida orthopsilosis Co 90-125, chromosome 2 draft sequence genomic window:
- a CDS encoding Fhl1 transcription factor (forms a heterodimer with Ifh1p that is tethered to promoters by Tbf1p) → MSGIQDLKSSNIAPSENQLQLTHISSSDQPLPNQNHIESQKSPRPEVDAGLILDEELNMLLTTSQPQQDKLEGHSKSEPQDLNMDIKESYIGSSKTVSGSQTPNLKPLTSPKSGEIGPLKQDLIQDNSANKSRHTTEKLKRVITHQEQDAEESVSNSRVSAYARLDFENNVFYVQTLQVVLGRKSNDEFIQQDVDVHLSERKAISRRHAKIFYNFGTQRFEISVLGKNGAFVDETFVEKGVTIPLIDGVKIQIGDISFRFVLPAPPNETLDQQNGPKQFNPSDAINLKSNLFSKPPMAKDSLKKSLDSDSHHDNKLSLRKKSMSRRDSLLRIRKLSNARRKSAAANDELNELLKDLGVTSIENINEEESDLLDAQIQSLLNEDSELGLGDGMISLARMNESAIADDDDEFDLVKGIEQDAKMEKEILEIDASINQLNREIAELASQGGNESLIIEKDELRKSLEETKKQKKDHISQRRSSFVKNAGPLRSTPLMGKPASIQPSSSSTLYNRFGTLDKSLPFLTNSAMPQAILPKLEAPVFLITSEPGAIRTRPPPRAIAVEDHLHRASYYYPKTLEQQSQFPKPKGKKIIPRKTPKRVYSIEEIPEQYRSKPNLTFTSMASNVLSTGAASNGLTINETIEAIKEVYPYFKYCQEGWQASVAHCIKNTKIFKRVVKRGYEWLYTMDEPYKSERDSVKSKHKEYMDELMKAEILRQQEIRQNQRIGQYELNNKLYTNRNTQPPVSRPVPPVQYDHGVQSNSGQVKAFPQSPVATPQPSASINDAKTQKSLDYLRAELFKLYKSRNVSYDKVAATQLITKALATTIAQVNNIGAKAGCGDNALNFLVEKAPQQVSKILDIALTKSIKEHEGGLASARSTPSRSSPVPAPSSSGQQTYHTAPGNQSQSINHPITGARPQSSPIFESNNLLRHSSPESSSGQNANTPSHTTPLQNTNSPPKAVAGPKTETSPSPRRPVKSTPDPPLSRPSFGKPPNLGRPGSYARPQAYGKPPGVGNSLSRPPTFLSNKPSFHSGVKRETDADNYDSGQPTKAAKTQ, encoded by the coding sequence ATGAGTGGTATACAGGATCTAAAATCCTCCAATATAGCACCGTCCGAGAATCAGCTACAGTTGACACATATCCTGAGCTCTGATCAACCACTACCGAACCAAAATCATATTGAATCTCAAAAATCACCAAGGCCGGAAGTAGATGCAGGATTGATACTCGATGAGGAGCTAAATATGTTACTCACAACTtctcaaccacaacaagaTAAACTCGAGGGGCACTCTAAAAGTGAACCACAAGATTTGAACATGGACATCAAGGAGCTGTATATTGGGAGCTCAAAAACCGTGAGTGGTTCCCAGACcccaaatttgaaaccacTAACGAGCCCAAAGAGCGGAGAAATAGGACCATTGAAACAGGACCTAATACAGGACAATAGTGCAAACAAATCCCGGCATACAAcagaaaaattaaaacGAGTGATTACGCATCAAGAGCAAGATGCTGAAGAGctggtttcaaattcacGAGTCTCTGCGTACGCTAGGCTAgactttgaaaataatgtGTTTTATGTTCAGACCTTGCAGGTCGTATTAGGTAGAAAATCGAATGACGAATTTATACAACAAGATGTGGATGTGCACTTGTCAGAAAGGAAAGCAATTTCGAGAAGACACGCCAAGATCTTTTACAACTTTGGAACTCAAAGGTTTGAGATATCGGTGTTGGGAAAAAATGGGGCGTTCGTAGATGAaacatttgttgaaaagggTGTTACGATACCTCTCATAGATGGGgtcaaaattcaaattggtgatATATCATTTAGATTTGTCCTACCTGCACCCCCGAATGAGACCcttgatcaacaaaacGGACCCAAGCAATTTAATCCGAGTGATGCCATTAATTTAAAGTCTaatttgttttccaaaCCCCCTATGGCAAAGGACTCGCTCAAAAAGCTGCTTGATTCCGATAGTCATCATGATAATAAATTGTCGTTACGTAAAAAATCAATGAGCAGACGAGATTCTCTTTTGAGAATAAGGAAATTATCCAATGCAAGAAGGAAATCGGCTGCGGCCAACGACGAACTaaatgaattgttgaaagatttggGAGTTACTtctattgaaaatatcaatgAGGAAGAATCAGATTTGCTTGATGCGCAAATTCAAAGTCTATTAAACGAAGATAGTGAATTAGGGCTTGGTGATGGCATGATCAGTCTTGCTCGCATGAACGAATCTGCCATTgcagatgatgatgacgagtTCGATTTGGTCAAGGGAATAGAACAAGACGCAAAAATggagaaagaaattttggaaattgatgCCAGCATAAATCAACTCAATCGAGAAATTGCCGAGTTGGCATCTCAAGGTGGCAATGAAAGTCtaataattgaaaaagacgAGTTGCGAAAGAGTTTGGAAGAAACGaaaaaacagaaaaaggATCATATTTCTCAGCGCAGGTCGTCTTTTGTGAAAAATGCCGGACCTTTGCGTTCAACCCCTCTTATGGGCAAGCCTGCCTCCATCCAgccatcttcatcttccaCGCTTTACAACAGGTTTGGTACATTGGACAAGTCCTTGCCATTTTTGACAAACTCCGCCATGCCACAAGCAATATTACCAAAATTGGAAGCACCTGTATTCTTAATAACTTCAGAACCAGGAGCTATTCGAACGCGACCTCCACCGCGTGCCATTGCTGTGGAAGATCATTTACATCGTGCATCCTACTATTATCCAAAGACTCTAGAGCAACAATCTCAATTCCCTAAACCAAAGGGGAAGAAAATAATACCTCGAAAAACTCCCAAAAGGGTCTATtctattgaagaaatacCTGAGCAATACAGGTCGAAGCCAAATTTGACATTCACTTCAATGGCTAGTAATGTATTGAGCACGGGAGCTGCTAGCAATGGACTAACCATAAATGAAACCATCGAAGCGATCAAGGAAGTATATCCTTACTTCAAATACTGTCAGGAAGGTTGGCAGGCTTCCGTCGCTCATTGCATAAAAAAcaccaaaattttcaaacgTGTTGTCAAGAGAGGCTACGAATGGCTTTACACTATGGACGAGCCGTACAAGAGCGAGAGGGATTCCGTTAAATCCAAGCACAAGGAATACATGGATGAGTTGATGAAAGCTGAAATTCTCAGGCAGCAGGAAATACGCCAGAACCAAAGAATAGGGCAATATGAACTCAACAATAAATTGTACACAAATAGAAATACGCAGCCACCAGTTTCCAGACCCGTTCCTCCAGTTCAATATGATCATGGCGTGCAATCAAACAGTGGGCAGGTCAAAGCTTTTCCCCAACTGCCGGTCGCTACTCCTCAGCCCTCTGCATCGATAAATGATGCTAAAACACAAAAGTCCTTGGACTATTTGAGAGCtgaattgttcaaattgtacAAGTCACGTAATGTATCTTATGATAAAGTGGCCGCCACTCAGCTTATCACGAAAGCGttagcaacaacaatagcCCAAGTGAACAATATCGGAGCTAAGGCAGGGTGTGGTGACAACGCgttgaattttttggttgaaaaAGCCCCACAACAGGTGAGTAAAATTTTAGACATTGCTTTGACAAAGTCTATCAAGGAGCACGAAGGTGGTCTAGCATCTGCTAGAAGTACACCCTCTAGAAGCAGTCCTGTGCCAGCTCCTTCATCACTGGGCCAACAGACTTACCATACTGCTCCTGGAAATCAGAGCCAGTCAATTAACCATCCTATTACAGGGGCACGACCCCAGAGCTCACCTATCTTTGAATCCAACAACTTATTGCGGCACTCGTCTCCAGAAAGTTCTCTGGGTCAAAATGCGAATACACCTTCACACACGACTCCCTTGCAGAATACAAACTCGCCCCCTAAAGCGGTGGCAGGGCCAAAAACGGAGACCCTGCCTTCTCCTCGTCGACCAGTGAAATCAACTCCCGACCCACCATTATCACGACCACTGTTTGGAAAGCCTCCCAATTTGGGTAGACCTGGATCTTATGCTAGACCTCAAGCTTACGGTAAACCACCGGGGGTAGGAAACAGTCTTTCTCGACCTCCAACATTCTTATCAAATAAACCGTCTTTTCATTCTGGAGTCAAAAGAGAGACGGATGCTGATAATTACGATAGCGGCCAGCCGACGAAGGCTGCAAAGACTCAGTAA